A window from Cryptomeria japonica chromosome 1, Sugi_1.0, whole genome shotgun sequence encodes these proteins:
- the LOC131026704 gene encoding probable LRR receptor-like serine/threonine-protein kinase At5g48740, whose translation MNNSNSLFNFPLEKVVLPTQYLKNASLKFSYTGNPHLYKRNKVGIAVKSTIGVVVPTFVAIILFLICRNRHNSKKQNQMVNVNADQVIEGAAVIVPNPVKSSSFSLVEMMRATQNWSQKIGEGGFGSVYFGKLQDGRDVAVKLLSSSSKQGATEFLNEIDLLSRLNHRTLVSLLGYCSDLKVETTYAWKQPNQLLIIFSSNKKDQRQGPFSNLQGSLANSSTLDWKSRLRVALDAAEGSTSPVYIGYSKLWNDFGLQYLQVSCTPKIVHRDVESSNILLDSRLRAKVADFGLSKMISDDNVSHVTTTIKGSVGYLDPEYFRTSKLTEKSDVYSFGVVLLDIICGRKTIDTERSKEEISLIKWVMLYIEMIEESGYQLTDILDKRLRLSESDFKSFYDLLALSVKCIQSEASNRPTISEIVTLYLEMNEESGRQLTDILDKRLRLSENDFKSFHDLLALSIKCIQTEAFKRPTMSEIVTHIRGALISVESNDTTEEYVQSFSFAEYSCSLIHTGR comes from the exons ATGAATAATAGCAATAGCCTCTTTAACTTTCCTCTTGAAAAAGTTGTTCTCCCTACACAATATTTGAAGAATGCTTCATTGAAATTCAG TTACACCGGGAATCCTCATCTTTATAAGCGTAATAAAGTCGGGATTGCTGTTAAGTCAACCATTGGTGTTGTAGTCCCCACTTTTGTAGCAATCATATTGTTTCTTATATGTCGTAACAGACATAACTccaagaaacaaaaccaaatggtCAATGTGAACGCCGATCAAG TAATTGAAGGTGCAGCTGTAATTGTACCCAACCCTGTGAAGTCTAGTTCATTTAGTCTAGTTGAGATGATGAGAGCTACACAGAATTGGAGCCAAAAGATTGGTGAAGGGGGTTTTGGAAGTGTCTACTTTGGCAAATTGCAGGATGGTAGAGATGTGGCTGTAAAGCTTCTGTCGTCCTCATCTAAACAAGGAGCAACGGAGTTCTTGAACGAG ATCGATCTGCTGTCTCGATTGAATCACAGGACCTTGGTATCCTTGCTTGGCTATTGCAGTGACTTGAAAGTTGAAACAACTTATGCTT GGAAGCAGCCTAATCAACTGTTGATTATATTTTCCTCTAATAAAAAGGATCAACGTCAAGGGCCATTTTCCAATTTGCAGG GTTCCTTGGCCAACTCTTCTACACTGGATTGGAAAAGTAGGCTTCGAGTGGCTTTAGATGCAGCAGAAGGTAGTACATCGCCGGTGTACATCGGTTATTCGAAACTTTGGAATGATTTCG GACTGCAATATCTGCAAGTAAGTTGCACACCAAAAATCGTTCACAGAGACGTGGAGAGCTCAAATATCCTGCTGGACTCCAGACTACGGGCAAAAGTAGCAGATTTTGGCCTTTCAAAAATGATTAGCGATGACAATGTATCTCATGTGACCACCACCATAAAAGGATCGGTTGGCTACTTAGATCCAGA GTATTTCCGTACGAGCAAGTTGACAGAGAAAAGTGACGTATACAGCTTTGGAGTGGTTTTGCTGGATATCATATGCGGCAGAAAGACGATAGACACGGAACGCTCCAAAGAAGAGATCAGCCTTATCAAATGG GTCATGCTCTATATAGAGATGATTGAAGAATCTGGCTATCAATTGACAGACATCCTAGATAAAAGGCTGCGTCTATCCGAAAGTGACTTCAAATCCTTCTATGATCTACTAGCCTTGTCAGTAAAATGCATTCAGAGCGAGGCATCCAATAGACCAACGATAAGCGAGATT GTCACGCTGTATTTGGAGATGAATGAAGAATCTGGCCGTCAATTGACAGATATCCTAGACAAAAGGTTGCGTCTATCCGAAAATGACTTCAAATCCTTTCATGATCTATTGGCTTTGTCAATAAAATGCATTCAGACCGAGGCATTCAAAAGACCAACGATGAGTGAGATTGTAACACATATAAGAGGCGCTCTGATTTCAGTCGAATCGAATGACACGACTGAAGAATATGTGCAGTCTTTCAGCTTTGCAGAATATAGCTGCAGCTTAATCCATACTGGTAGGTGA